From Streptomyces durmitorensis, a single genomic window includes:
- a CDS encoding geranyl diphosphate 2-C-methyltransferase, producing MTSTEFTTVDSAAAFVPAPATPYQGDIARYWNNEARPVNLRLGDVDGLYHHHYGIGDVDHAALGDADDSEHEKKLITELHRLESAQAEVLLDHLGSIGPDDTLVDAGCGRGGSMVMAHQRFGCKVEGVTLSAKQADFANQRADELRIQDHVRARVCNMLDMPFETGQAAGSWNNESSMYVDLHDLFSEHSRVLEVGGRYVTITGCWNPRYGQPSKWVSQINAHFECNIHSRREYLRAMADNRLVPQAIVDLTPATLPYWELRATSSLVTGIEEAFINSYKDGSFQYVLIAADRV from the coding sequence GTGACCAGCACTGAGTTCACCACTGTCGACAGCGCCGCCGCGTTCGTCCCCGCCCCGGCGACGCCCTACCAGGGCGACATCGCGCGCTACTGGAACAACGAGGCGCGGCCCGTGAATCTGCGGCTCGGCGACGTCGACGGGCTCTATCACCACCATTACGGCATCGGCGACGTCGACCACGCCGCCCTGGGGGATGCCGACGACAGCGAGCACGAGAAGAAGCTGATCACCGAGCTCCACCGTCTGGAGTCGGCGCAGGCCGAGGTCCTGCTCGACCACCTCGGCTCCATCGGGCCCGACGACACGCTCGTGGACGCCGGTTGCGGCCGGGGCGGTTCGATGGTCATGGCTCACCAGCGGTTCGGATGCAAGGTCGAGGGCGTGACCCTGTCGGCCAAGCAGGCCGACTTCGCCAACCAGCGCGCCGATGAGCTGCGCATCCAGGACCACGTCCGTGCCCGCGTGTGCAACATGCTCGACATGCCCTTCGAGACGGGCCAGGCCGCGGGCTCGTGGAACAACGAGTCGAGCATGTACGTCGACCTGCACGACCTCTTCTCCGAGCACTCCCGGGTCCTTGAGGTCGGCGGCCGCTATGTGACCATCACCGGCTGCTGGAACCCGCGCTACGGCCAGCCCTCGAAGTGGGTCTCCCAGATCAACGCGCACTTCGAGTGCAACATCCACTCCCGCAGGGAGTACCTCCGCGCCATGGCCGACAACCGCTTGGTGCCGCAGGCCATCGTCGACCTGACGCCCGCGACCCTGCCCTACTGGGAGCTGCGGGCCACGTCGTCCCTGGTCACCGGCATCGAGGAGGCGTTCATCAACTCGTACAAGGACGGCTCCTTCCAGTACGTCCTGATCGCGGCCGACCGCGTCTGA
- a CDS encoding family 2 encapsulin nanocompartment cargo protein terpene cyclase, with translation MPDPGFSPPQSSPPAAAALIGEQVPTPVHAGGVPSDLPSTPLSELERILRGPSGLGTASLHLARREEPPGLSELSQPAGPSEPPELSESAATEPPAEALHIPGLYYHPVPEPDPARVEEVSRRVKDWAVDEVELFPDEWEGQFDGFSVGRYMVACHPDAPTIDHLMVATRLMVAENAVDDCYCEDHGGSPIGLGGRLLLAHTALDHLHVTKEYQPQWAQSLHADAPRRAYRSAMDYFVQQSTASQADRYRHDMARLHLGYLAEAAWAQTDHTPEVWEYLAMRQFNNFRPCPTITDTVGGYELPADLHAQPAMQRVLALAGNASTIVNDLYSYTKELASPGRHLNLPVVIAEREDLSERDAYLKAVEVHNDLMRDFEAEAAELAASCPVPSVQRFLRGVAVWVDGNHHWHQTNTYRYSLPDFW, from the coding sequence ATGCCCGATCCCGGGTTCTCCCCTCCGCAGTCGAGCCCGCCTGCCGCTGCGGCCCTCATCGGGGAGCAAGTCCCCACCCCCGTCCACGCCGGCGGCGTCCCGTCCGACCTGCCATCGACCCCCCTCTCCGAGCTGGAGCGGATCCTGCGCGGCCCCAGCGGCCTCGGCACCGCGAGCTTGCACCTGGCCCGGCGCGAGGAGCCGCCGGGGTTGTCGGAGCTGTCGCAGCCGGCGGGGCCGTCGGAGCCACCGGAGCTGTCGGAGTCTGCGGCAACTGAGCCGCCGGCGGAGGCCCTTCACATCCCGGGCCTCTACTACCACCCGGTGCCGGAGCCTGACCCCGCACGCGTTGAGGAGGTCAGCCGCCGGGTCAAAGACTGGGCGGTGGACGAGGTCGAGCTGTTCCCCGACGAGTGGGAGGGCCAGTTCGACGGCTTCTCCGTCGGGCGCTACATGGTCGCCTGCCATCCCGATGCCCCGACCATCGACCACCTGATGGTCGCCACACGCCTCATGGTCGCCGAGAACGCGGTCGACGACTGCTACTGCGAGGACCACGGAGGCTCGCCGATCGGGCTAGGGGGACGCCTTCTCCTGGCGCACACCGCCCTCGACCACCTGCACGTGACGAAGGAGTACCAGCCGCAGTGGGCGCAGTCGCTGCACGCGGACGCGCCGCGGCGCGCCTACCGCTCCGCGATGGACTACTTCGTCCAGCAGTCCACCGCCTCACAGGCCGACCGCTACCGCCACGACATGGCCCGACTGCACCTCGGGTACCTCGCGGAGGCCGCCTGGGCCCAGACGGACCACACCCCTGAGGTGTGGGAGTACCTGGCGATGCGGCAGTTCAACAACTTCCGGCCCTGCCCCACCATCACCGACACCGTCGGCGGCTACGAACTTCCGGCGGACCTGCATGCGCAGCCGGCCATGCAGCGGGTCCTGGCGCTCGCCGGTAACGCGAGCACCATCGTGAACGACCTGTACTCGTACACCAAGGAACTCGCCAGCCCCGGACGGCACTTGAACCTGCCCGTGGTGATCGCCGAGCGCGAGGATCTCTCCGAGCGGGACGCCTATCTGAAGGCGGTCGAGGTCCACAACGACCTCATGCGCGACTTCGAGGCCGAGGCCGCCGAGCTGGCCGCCTCCTGCCCCGTCCCGAGCGTGCAGCGCTTCCTGCGGGGCGTGGCCGTGTGGGTCGACGGCAACCACCACTGGCACCAGACCAACACCTACCGATACAGCCTGCCCGATTTCTGGTAA